The Chryseobacterium shigense genome segment CCTATAAGTAAAAGTTGGAATACGGATAACTTCAGATTCTGGGATGGCTTTTTTGCTCTTTCGCTTTGAAATATCGGAGAAAGAAAACAAACGATAGGTAAATAGCAGAAATACTGCAGAAATGATCAGGAAAATAATACGGTTAAGCAATAAATAACCTGAAAGAGGTATAATTAAAGTGTTTTTTTGTTGAACAGAAAACGCTCTTGCCTCAAAAAAATAAGCTGATAACCCGAACGGATCCAAAACAGAAGAAATATGCTGTGTTTCTACTGATTGTGGTAAGCTTCCGGCCATAAACGGTGAATTGGAAAAAACCAAAACCACCATATACAGAACATACAAAAGCAATCCGCCTACTACAACCATAAGCTTTTTCTTAACAGCCAGCGAAACGAAAAACAGGAAACTGCATACAAAAAGGCAGTTGATAAACCCAAAAATCAGCATTGGATACAAATAGTATCCTATATTGAAGTAAGACTGCATTTCACTTCCTGTCCGTAAAATCTGACCAACAAGAAATCCTGTCATTAAAAGGGAAAAGCTTAAAAAAGTCTGCAGGAAATAAGTAATGAATTTCCCGCTTAGATAAGTCCATGTAGAAAAGGGAAATGAGAATAGAATAAGATCAAATTTTGAATCCTGATCCTTAAAAAGCAACTGTACAGCAAAAATTACAGCAATAAACAGGATTGAAAGACTTAACATTCCTGTCATAAAACCGATGGTATAGGGAGAGTTCAGGTAAATACCATCTCCTGCCGTAAGATTGAACTGATTACCGCAGAAAACACCGATGCTTACTAAGATAAAAGCAATAAGATAAGCAGGCCAGCGCTTGGAAATGCGTCCGGCTTCAAATAAAAATATAGCGTTCATGATTAAGGTTTTTGTGTGAGAGTATGGAAATAAACGTGCTCCAGAAGTGGATTTACAGCATCAAAACCCTCAGGCTTTTCTTTTGAAAATACCGTAATGTTAAGCTCTCTTTCAATCAGTTGCCGGCTGATGATCTCGTGGCTGGACTGATAATTTTCCAGTTCACTTTTATCTATCGGTTTTGACCATATTCTGTTTTCCAGTTCAGAAATCAATTCTGCCGGTTTTCCTTTTCTGAGGATCTGCCCTTTATTCATAACTGCCATTTCTGAACATAGATTTCTGACATCTTCCACCAAATGGGTGGAAAGGATAACAATAACGTCCTGACTGATTTCGTTCAAAAGGGAATTGAAGCGGTTACGTTCCTCAGGATCGAGGCCGGCAGTAGGTTCATCCACAATAATGATCTTGGGATTTCCCAGCAAGGCCTGAGCGACACCAAAGCGTTGTTTCATTCCCCCGGAAAAAGTATGGACCTCTTTTTTCCTGAATTCTGAAAGATTGACTTTTTCAAGCAGGTTGAGAATCTGATTTTTACGCTCGGTTTTATTGGTAATTCCTTTTAATATGGCAATATGCTCCAGAAGATCATAGGCTGAAACTTTAGGATAGACCCCGAAATCCTGTGGAAGAAAACCCAGATTCCGCTTGATGTGGTCAGGATCTTTTGAAACGTCTGTCCTGTTAAAAATAATATTTCCGGAAGTCGGTTTTTGCAGTCCTACAATGGTTTTCATTAATGAGGATTTTCCGGCACCATTCGGACCAAGCAGGCCGAACATACCGTTTGTGATATCAAGCGATATATCTTTAACCGCCTGATAACCATTTCTGTAAGTGAGGCTGAGGTTGTTGATTGTTAAGGTATTCATATGATGAGGTTTGGATAATAGATGGATAAGGCAGACCTGTATGGCTGCTTAAAAGAAGGAAGTTGGAAGAAGGAGGATGAAAGTTATTGAGGAGGAATCAGGATTTTAGATTGAGGTTAAGATTGATATGTTTTCAAATTTTAGACCTCGAAACCGTATCCCGTAACTCAAAAACTATTCCCGGTACTCAAGAATATCACCCGGCTGGCATTCCAGGATTTTGCAGATGGCTTCAAGGGTATCGAAGCGCACTCCTTTGGCTTTGCCGGTTTTAAGAATAGAGAGGTTAACGGGTGTAATTCCCAGTTTTTCTGCCAATTCTTTACTCTGCATTTTTCGTTTGGCCAGCATGACATCTAAGTTGACTATAATTGGCATGTTATATAAATAGGTCTTGTTCGTTTTGCAAATGTAGTCCTTGCTTGAAGATATTCGCAAGAAACAGACAGAAAATTCCAAGCATGAAATGGATAAAAACCAGTCCCCAGATAATACTTTCAACTTCCACAAAAAAGCTTGCTGTAACTACCACAGGCAATGGAATGAAAATATTATACATGTAAAATCTCTTAAGCTGAAGTATATTTTCTGTTGTAAACAGTTTTGACTGAAAAAATACTTTGAAAACTAACGCCGAAAGCCAGAAAAAAATTCCATAGGAAATTAAAACCAGTAAGAATGAGAAAATGATATACGGATAATTATTTTCAATGTTCAAAAATGGTTGCTCCGTAAAAGGATAATTGATGTGAAGAAACTGACCGTTCTTGTAAGGTGTAACAGCAAAACCTGTAATCAAAGAGAACATGGAGTACGCTAAAGTAATCAGGTAACCTGCTGATAATACGATGCAGATATAGTACAGGATTCTCGAAATAATTTTGGTCTGGTTCATGGCAATAATTATTTAACTATTGCAAATGTATAATTAATTATCGTAAAACAATAATTATTTTAAATAAAATTTTATTTTTGATATAGTTTCAGAAGAAATTAAATCTCTCGAGAATTGGCATTTCCAGTTAAATTTAGTGATAAAATAAGGAAACATTTGTGTTTCAACTTATTGCTGTACAGTTTCTTGATAAACATTCGGTTACAAAAGATGCATTTTATTATATTTACCATTATAAAACTGAACTTTTCATGAAAAAAATACTTTACTTTTTATTATTTACACTATATTATACAAGTCTTCACTCCCAGGCGCCTTCCATTCAGTGGGGAAAATCATTGGGAGGAAGCCTTGGTGATTGGGCTTATTCTGTAGAACAGACTTCAGACGGCGGTTATATTGTTGCCGGAATGTCTAACTCCGTAAATGGAGATGTTACAGGCAATCATGGAGGTTCCGATTATTGGGTTGTAAAGCTTGATGCTTCGGGAAATATGCAATGGCAGAAGTCTCTGGGTGGAAGCGGTGCTGATACAGCACAATCTGTCCGGCAAACTTCAGACGGCGGATATATCGTAGCCGGATATTCTCTGTCTGCAGATGGGGATATTACAGGAAATCACGGAAATTTTGATTATTGGATTGTAAAGCTTGATACTTCAGGAAATATACAATGGCAGAAATCGCTGGGTGGAAGCAGTAATGATTCAGCACAATCTATCCAGCAAACTTCAGATGGCGGATATGTTGTAGCCGGATATTCTATGTCTGCAAACGGAGATGTTACGGGAAATCATGGAGGCTCTGATTACTGGATTGTAAAGCTTGATATTTCGGGAAATATACAATGGGAAAAATCATTTGGAGGAAGTGGTGAAGATGAAGCCATGTCTATTCAGCAAACTGGTGATGGCGGATATATTGTTGCCGGCTCGTCTGTTAATTCTACAGATGGAGATGTTACAGTTAACCATGGGAATTATGACTACTGGATTGTAAAACTGGATACTTCAGGGAATATACAATGGCAGAAATCATTAGGCGGAATAGGCAATGATATTGCACGTTCTATTCGGCAGACCTTTGATGGAGGCTATATTGTTGCCGGAATCTCTTCTGATTCAATAATTGGAGAAACTCCCACTTATCCGGGCATTCCTGATTACTGGGTTGTAAAATTAGACGGAGCAGGGAATGTACAGTGGCACAAACTTTTCGGCGGAAGCGGGCACGATAATGCAGAGGCTGTCCGGGAGACGGTGGATGGAGGATATATTGTTGCAGGCTGGTCAGTGTCTACAGACGGACATGTTACCGGAAATCATGGTAATCGTGATTACTGGATTGCAAAAATTGATAATCTGGGCAATCTTCAGTGGCAAAAATGTCTGGGAGGGTCCAATGTTGAATATTTAAGCTCTATTGAGCAGACTAATGATGATGGTTATATTATTTCAGGAGGTTCTTTTTCTACCAACGGAGATGTTTCGGGAAACCACGGATCGCTTGACTTCTGGATAGTAAAATTACATCCGGCTCAACTGGGAGTTTCTGAAAATACTCTGATTGATAAACCTCTTCTGTACCCGAACCCGGCAAAAGATCATGTGTTTCTTGACCGCCTTCCGGGTGAAACCGTTGTAAGTATTACCGATAGGTCCGGAAGAAAACTTTTCAGTCAAAAATACAATGATGAAAAGATAACTGTGCATACTGCGCAATTTATAAACGGAGTTTATTTTGTTCAGGTTCAGCATAAGGGAGAAATCATTCTGTCTGAAAAAATAATTATAGAGAGATAATCTCAATACATCAGGTTACATTTATAAACAAAAGCACTACAATGGCTTATAGTATTGAACTGGCGGACAGGATTTGTGAACGGCTTTCAGAGGTTTCTGGTATTGATATTCAGGAAAAGAAAATGTTCAGCGGATTGTCCTTTTTGGTTAATGGCAAAATGTGCATCAACGTAAGCCATGATAACATGATGTGCCGTTACCATCCCGATCTGGAAGAGGAGGTTTCAGAGAAAACAGGATTTCTTCCGATGATGATGAAAAGGAAACAGCTTAAAGGATACTGCTATGTGGAACCTGCGGGATTTCAAAAACGGGATGATTTCGAATACTGGATTAAAATATGCCTGGATTATAATATAGTTGCCAAAGCTTCAAAGAAAAAATAATCTTACTATTCTTAACTAACTTCTGATATTTTGAAATGTAACCATTAAGGTCAGTTGAGTTGTTAAGAATACTAAGATTAACTGTACAATTTTTCCCGTATTTCTATTAAGATTTTCTCTGTCTTTTCTGCATCCGGATAATCGGGAAGAGTAGAAATGGAATGATAATATTCTATAGATGCTATCAAATCCTCTGCTTTTTGCATAACGGATTCATAAGACCAGTTTCCGGCTTTGATTTCCAATAGTTCATCCCTGTTATCTACACGGATCTGCAAAGAATTTGTTTTGAATATCTGTTCACAGGACTGCAGTAAACGGATGGTATGCATCATGTTTTTACTGTCATAGTTCTGTCCGTGCTCCTGATTGACATTGT includes the following:
- a CDS encoding TfoX/Sxy family protein — translated: MAYSIELADRICERLSEVSGIDIQEKKMFSGLSFLVNGKMCINVSHDNMMCRYHPDLEEEVSEKTGFLPMMMKRKQLKGYCYVEPAGFQKRDDFEYWIKICLDYNIVAKASKKK
- a CDS encoding DUF2975 domain-containing protein; this translates as MNQTKIISRILYYICIVLSAGYLITLAYSMFSLITGFAVTPYKNGQFLHINYPFTEQPFLNIENNYPYIIFSFLLVLISYGIFFWLSALVFKVFFQSKLFTTENILQLKRFYMYNIFIPLPVVVTASFFVEVESIIWGLVFIHFMLGIFCLFLANIFKQGLHLQNEQDLFI
- a CDS encoding T9SS type A sorting domain-containing protein, which translates into the protein MKKILYFLLFTLYYTSLHSQAPSIQWGKSLGGSLGDWAYSVEQTSDGGYIVAGMSNSVNGDVTGNHGGSDYWVVKLDASGNMQWQKSLGGSGADTAQSVRQTSDGGYIVAGYSLSADGDITGNHGNFDYWIVKLDTSGNIQWQKSLGGSSNDSAQSIQQTSDGGYVVAGYSMSANGDVTGNHGGSDYWIVKLDISGNIQWEKSFGGSGEDEAMSIQQTGDGGYIVAGSSVNSTDGDVTVNHGNYDYWIVKLDTSGNIQWQKSLGGIGNDIARSIRQTFDGGYIVAGISSDSIIGETPTYPGIPDYWVVKLDGAGNVQWHKLFGGSGHDNAEAVRETVDGGYIVAGWSVSTDGHVTGNHGNRDYWIAKIDNLGNLQWQKCLGGSNVEYLSSIEQTNDDGYIISGGSFSTNGDVSGNHGSLDFWIVKLHPAQLGVSENTLIDKPLLYPNPAKDHVFLDRLPGETVVSITDRSGRKLFSQKYNDEKITVHTAQFINGVYFVQVQHKGEIILSEKIIIER
- a CDS encoding helix-turn-helix domain-containing protein, yielding MPIIVNLDVMLAKRKMQSKELAEKLGITPVNLSILKTGKAKGVRFDTLEAICKILECQPGDILEYRE
- a CDS encoding ABC transporter ATP-binding protein, with the protein product MNTLTINNLSLTYRNGYQAVKDISLDITNGMFGLLGPNGAGKSSLMKTIVGLQKPTSGNIIFNRTDVSKDPDHIKRNLGFLPQDFGVYPKVSAYDLLEHIAILKGITNKTERKNQILNLLEKVNLSEFRKKEVHTFSGGMKQRFGVAQALLGNPKIIIVDEPTAGLDPEERNRFNSLLNEISQDVIVILSTHLVEDVRNLCSEMAVMNKGQILRKGKPAELISELENRIWSKPIDKSELENYQSSHEIISRQLIERELNITVFSKEKPEGFDAVNPLLEHVYFHTLTQKP